The Flavobacteriales bacterium genomic sequence GCGATCCGACTGTGGGCATACAATGGCCCCAGGTCCTCTACAAAACCCGCTATTTCCACATTGGGGATGGATTTACTGGCCTTTTCAATGCGATTGTCCCTTTGTTTTCCAGCAATGACCAGGTGTATCCCGGGGTCTTTCTGAACCACTTGCGCCCACACATGGGATAAAAACCAAAGCAAACCGTCAATATTGGGTTCCCACCACAAAGACCCTACAAACAAAACCTGTTTGGGAGTATGGCTGAAATCCATTTCCGGCCAGGATAACATTTCATCGTTTCCCAAATGATAGGTACCCGTAAAATGAGAAGTGTCCAATCCCTCCCTTTTCAGTACGTCCCGGTCATTTTCGGATGCAAGTACGAGATCCGATCTTCGGATGTATTCCTTTTCCTTTCTTAAAACCCTGCCGGCCTCCCATCGTGTTACAAGTTTCTTTGGCCATGACGTTTCTTCGATGCTATGTCTCTTCCAAAGCAGGAACTCCGCGTTGTGTGTATGTAAAACAACTTTACATGGAGGTACCTCAGGGACATAACAGAACATTTCATAATGATCCACAAACAAGATGTCGCAATCCATGGCGTATTCATTCACAACTTCTGCGACCTCCTTGTCGTAATTCCTGTAAATCGGCAGGGGGGTTCTTTTCAGGATGCTTTGGAGGTAGCTGGAAGCATTGCGCGGAATGTCTACAGCCTTTGAAAAATAACGAGCCGGACGGAGTTTATCCAACATGTCTGCTTCGCCCTCACTCGTTTGTCCTTTTTTCAGACAAACAAGACTCAGCTCATGGGTTTGCGCGAAATACTCCAGCAACTTCCATGTCTTGATCGTGCCACCACTTGCAGGAGGGAAGGGAATTTCATGTGTGATGAAGAGCATTCGCTTTTTCATGGGATGAGGTTGACCTCCCTTTCCAAAGTCACTCCGAATTTCCGGTGCACGTCGTGCATCATCATTTCTGACAACCGGAGGATATCTGATCCGCTTCCGTGCCCATGGTTCACCAATACCAGTGCTTGTCGTTTGTGTACACCTACCTCTCCTTCTCGGTGGCCTTTCCAGCCCGCTTGCTCAATCAGCCAGCCCGCGGCCAGCTTGACCTGACCGTTTTCCTGCGGGTATACCGGCATGTCAGGATGAAGTGTCTTTAATTGATTTGCAAGCCCTGCATCGATCACCGGATTCTTAAAGAAACTTCCGGCATTGCCTATTTCCGAAGGATCGGGGAGTTTGCTTCGTCGGATGCGGCATACGGCTTCGCTTACATCGCGTATTGCAGGGTGCGAGATCCCAGCCTTCTCCAGTTCTTCCACCAGGTTGCCATAGGCTATATGAACAACGGGATGCTTGCTCAGTCGCAAGAGGATGGATGTAATCACATACTGATCTTTTGCTGCATGTTTGAATATGCTTTCCCTGTATCCGAAGGCACAGGATGTCCGGTCAAATGTTTTTATCTCACCTGATTCAATGTGCAATGCCTCCAGGCTCTCGAAAACATCCTGCAGTTCCGCACCGTAAGCACCAATGTTCTGCATGGGCGCAGCACCTGCACTTCCAGGAATCAGCGACAGGTTTTCGATGCCGCCCCATCCGTGTTCAACCGCAAACATCACCACTTCATGCCAGATTTCACCACCGGCCGCACGCAGCCATACATGTTCATCGTCCTCGCGTTCCACCGAAATGCCTTTGATCCCGTTGAGCAGAACCACACCTCGGTAGTCATTTCTGAACAGCACATTGCTGCCACCACCCAGGATGAGTTTCGGGAGATCTTGGAAACGCGTATCCCGGAAAGCATTCCGGAAATCCTCCACCGAATCGCAACGGATAAGGTACCGGGCTTGTACCTGGCAATGGAATGTATGGTAGGGAACCAGGGATATGTTTTCCTGCAACATCATAAACAGCGGGCAACAAAAATAGGGCATAAGTTCGTTTCTTTACCCAACCGCTCGCAAGAAGATGGAAAACAGGCAACGTATTTGCTTTTGTGTCACCAATGACCTGGTCACCGATCAGCGCGTGCTACGTCATGCCCGTGTTGCGGCAGCATTGGGTATGGATGTGATGGTGGTGGGGCGGCAACTTCCCGAAAGTGCGTTGTTGAATGACTACCCGTTCCCCGCTGTTCGGTTCCGGCTTCCCTTCAGGTCGGGGCCTTTGTTTTATGCAGCATATAACTTACGGCTTTTTGTATTTCTGCTTGGGGTGAGGTGTACGCACATCGTTGCGAATGATCTGGATACGCTTCCTGCGGCGTACCTGGCAGCCGGTTTGCGCCGGCTCCCGCTTATTTTCGATAGCCATGAATACTTTACCGGGGTGCCCGAGTTGATGGGAAGACGGCTGGTGAGAAGCATCTGGAAAGGATTTGAAAAATGGCTGGTGCCGAAGGTAAAGTACCGGGTTACCGTGAATGATTCCATCGCGGCGCTCTTTGAAAAGGAATACGGGTTAAAGTTCGAAGTGGTCAGAAACATCGGGGAACAGAAAACCGGCGTGGTGCATGCCGGTAGGAATGAACTGGGATTGCCTTCGGACAAAAAGATCATCATCCTGCAAGGATCCTGGATCAATGTAGACCGCGGCGCGGAGGAAGCGATTGAAGCTGTCGTTCGCCTGGAAGGCGCGCTTCTTCTTATCATTGGAGGAGGTGATGTGTTCCCATTGCTCCGGAAGCGGGCTTCAGAACATGATTGTGCCGGAAAGGTGAAGATCATGGACAAGATGCCATCCGAACGCTTGCGCCAATATACCGCCCATGCCGACCTGGGCCTGACGCTCGACAAAGACAGCAACATCAATTATCGTTTCAGTTTACCCAATAAATTGTTCGACTACATCTCGGCCGGGGTGCCGGTGCTCGCAACACCCATGGTGGAGGTGAAGAACATCGTTGAAACATACGGTGTCGGAGAGGTGACCGCATCCCTTGAACCGGAATTGCTGGCGGAACAGATTCGCAACATGCTGAACGATGAGAACAAAAGGCATGCGTGGAAGTCCAACCTGAAAAAGGCAGCATCCCAGCTTACCTGGGAGCAGGAAAAAAAGAAGTGGGAAGCGGTATTGAATGCCGCCGTCAAAACTTAACGGACCGCACCCAGCATACATCCCAGCTTATACAGGTCGAAATAAAACAAGCTCGGGTTGGATGAGAGCAGGTTCTTTTCCAGCCAGGGCATTTTGATTCGCATTACTTGTCTAATGAGCCCCCGGAGCCTCCACCTCTTAAGTTTTCGATAGGTTGCCAGCAATTGAATGTGCCGGTCATCCACGCCCATGGCATCCAGTCGCAACAAGTTTTGTACGCCTTCTCTTGTTTTCTGAAGAAAGGATGCGGCGGTTTCCAGGCCGATGTGTACCAACGGATTGTTGATGTGTTCGATGGGTATGCCAGCAGCTTCCAGTTCCAATCCCCACAAAGTATCTTCGTGTCCGTATCCTTTCAGTGTTTCCGACAATGGGTGGTTCAGCACCACCTGGCGCGGAACCAGGATGTTGTTGGTCATGAACTGTTGGTAACCGCTTCTTCCCTCTGCAGGGATGGCTTCTCGGTTGCTTCCGTACAACCAATGTAACATGAGTTGCTTGTTGTCGGGTGGGGATGCCTGGTAAGACCTGCCTCCATATACCACCATGTCTTTGTTCAGGAAAGGGACATAGCGTTCGATGAACCGGCCGTCGGGAAGGGCGGCATCACAATCGAGCAGTAAAACATGATCATATCCGGCTTCTTGCGCCAGGCGATTGCGGATGGCACTCCTTCCTATGTTTTCCGGTAAAGCCAGGTAATGAGCATGCGGCAGATCGTTGCAAACGGTGGCATTGTGTTCGAAACCCGGTCCGGATCCATCGTCCATGCACAGCACCTCGAAGGGGATTCCTGATGAAGTGGCCTGTTCGTGCAGTTCGCGGATCAGGGCTCCTGCATCAAACCTGTATATGGGAACCAGGATCGAAAGCATGGCCGTGTAGGTCAGGCGTTGGTGGTGGCTTGCTCAAATACTTTGCCGTCATCACAAACAACGGTTCGTGACGGGAATTTTTCCATCAGGGAATAATCGTGGGTTGCCATAAGCACGGCCCTTCCCGATGTGCTGATTTCTTTCATGAGTTTCAGGATGTCCTCTGAAGTGGCCGGGTCAAGGTTACCTGTGGGTTCGTCAGCAAGGATAACGTCAGGGTCATTGAGCAGCGCCCTGGCGATGGATACCCGTTGCTGTTCGCCGCCGGAAAGTTGGTGGGGGAACTTGAATCCTTTGGTGCCCATGCCTACTTTCTGCAACACATCTTCTACGCGGGCATCCATGTCGTGCTTCTTATGCCATCCGGTGGCTTTCAGTACGAAGAGCAGGTTGTCTTTGACAGACCGGTCCGACAGGAGTTGGAAATCCTGAAAGATAATGCCCAGCTTGCGTCTGAGGTGGGGAATCTTGCGCCGTTTGATTTTTTGCAGGGTGTATCCGGCGATATCAATCTCTCCTTCTTCAAAGTGAAGATCGCAGTAAAGGGCGCGCAGCAACGAACTTTTTCCGCTGCCTGTCTTACCGATCAGGTAAACGAATTCACCTTTGTTGATTTGAAGATTCACATCCGACAACACCAGGTGTTTGTTCTGGTAAACGGAGGCTTGTCTGATGGAAATGATGGTGTCTAGGCCCATGTATTATGCCGGGTTTTCTGATGTGTTATCGGGAAGCACCAGGCGTTGGATCTTACCGAATGGAAGCTCGGCAATAATACGCTGGATAACGGCTTCTGCGTATGAAAGTCCACATTTTTCCAATGCCTTTTCAGGCCTGTCAACCCTGAAGTACGCCTTCAGGGTGAAGTCGTCTTCGCGGATCTGCACATAATCGGGAATGCGTGCCTTGCCCTTGATCTTCAGAATATACATGACCACAAAGTTAGAAAATACGCATGAGAAACGTTGCCGCCCGTAAAAACACGGGAAGGAATCCTTTTAACAATAGTGCGTTAATAACTTCCGTTTCAAATTCCGGGTCGGGGAGGGTCCCATGTATACCTTTATATTTTGATGAACATTGCTTTGTTGAAGCGGTTGAAATACCTCCTTTTGGTGATGTTCGCGGTGATGTTTTCGGGGATGGCTATGGCCCAGAAAACGGAAATGCCCCGCGATCCGCGTCGCTTTTTCCGCGAAGGTCTTACCTTGTTTGAAAAAGAAAAGTATGGTGCGGCCCAGGAGGCTTTCACAAGGGCCATTGCCATGGCTTCCAGTCCCTACGATGAGATCGCCGCGGAATCTGAGTACTACTATGCGTTGTGTGCGATAGAGTTATTCAACAAGGATGCCGAGGCCAGGATTACCCAATTTGCATACAAGCATTCCGAGCACCCCAAGGCAGCGAAGGTGCCGTTTGAGTTGGCACTGTACCACTTCCGGAATAAGAACTACCGGAAAGCAGCTCAGTATTTCGAGCAATGCGATGTGTATGATCTCACGGATGATGAAGTGGGGGAATATTATTTTAAAAACGGCTATAGCCTGTTTGCGAAAGAGCACTTCGATGAAGCGTCGCGGAATTTCTTTCAGGTAAAGAACAGCGGGTCGGTTTATGCCCCGCTGGCCAAATACTACCATGCGCACATCGCTTATACGCAGGGCAACAATGAGACGGCCCTGGAAGAATTCATGGAGCTTCGCGACGACCCCAATTTTGCGCCCGTGGTTCCCTATTATATCAGTCAGATTTACTACCTGCAAAGGCGCAACGAAGAACTGATTGCATACGCAACCCCGTTGCTTGATTCGGTGATCCCCAAGCGGGAAGCGGAGATTGCCCGGCTGTTGGGTGAAGCATACTACCGCACAGGCCGCTTCAAGGAAGCTGTGCCGTACCTTGAAAAGTTCCAGGAGAAAAGTTATTTCGCAAGCCGGGAAGATCTGTACCAACTCGGGTATGCCTACTACAAAAGCATGCAATGGGAACCCGCGGTGAACGCTTTCAAACAGATCGTGTCCGTCAACGATTCCCTTACCCAGTATGCCTATTACCACCTGGGTGATGCGTATTACAAGTCCGACCAGAAGACCTATGCACAGAATGCTTTTGCAGCGGCTTCCCGCATGAACTATGATCCGGATGTAACGGAGAATGCATTGTACAACTACGCAAAACTTTCCTACGAGCTTTCTTATAACCCTTACAACCGGGCCATTTATGCCTTCCGTGATTACCTGAACAAATACCCCAAATCTTCCCACAAAGAAGAGGTGTACCAATACCTGATGAGCATCTTCTTCACTACCCATAACTACAAGGGAGCGTTGGAAGTTCTGGAGTCGATGAGCAGCATGGATGCCAAACAGAAAGCGGCTTACCAGGAAGTAGCTTATTACCGTGGACTCGAACTATACGGAACCAAAAGATATCCCGAAGCCATCGCTCATTTTCAGAAGTCGCTCACCCAACCCATCAACCGGAAAACAGAGGCGTTATCACATTTCTGGATGGGCGAATCATGGTATAAACGCGGTGGGTACAATGAGGCATTGAAGGAATATGAGCAGTTCACCCTGGTGCCGGGGGCATTCAACCTGGAGGAATATCCCGTGTCTTATTATGGCAGCGCATATGCTTTTTATAAGCAGCAGAATTATGCAGAGGCCATTACCTGGTTCAGGCGATTTGTGGATGACAACCGGGTGAAAAGCAAGCCGAGATTGAATGATGCCTTTTTACGCATTGCTGACGGATATTACCTGAACAAAGATTTCTACAATGCACTTGAATATTATGGTAAAGCCATCGGGGTGGGGGCCAATGATGTTGACTATGCCATGTACCAGAAATCAATGGTGCTGGGTGTGCTGAGTAAGTACCAGGAGAAGATACAGATCCTCGAGCAAATGCTGTCCAAATATCCGAAGTCGGGTTTTGCAGCGGCAGCGGCTTACGAACTGGCCAACACCTATCAAACCATGAATCGGGTGGATGATGCACTCGCGCAATATAAAAAGGTAGAATCGGATTACCCCGGCAGTGTGTATGTAAAAGATGCCATCCTGAAGGGCGGACTGATGCAGTTGCAGTCAGGAAAGGTCACCGAGGCGCAAAATGCTTTCGAGAAAGTGGCCACCGAACATTACGGATCGGATGCCGCCCGTCAGGCCCTGAAAGATCTCCAGGATATTTACATCGAACGCGGCAACGTGGATGATTTTTTCGATTGGTTGAAGGAACATTTACCTGGTACTTCACTTGAGGAAGTGTCTCAGGATTCCATCCTTTACCTCGCTGCAGAGAACAAGTACATGAAGAGCGATTGCGCCGGCGCCATGCAGGATTTCAGTTCCTATCTGCAGCGCTTCCCTGAAGGTATATTCAGTGTGAATGCCCAGTTCTACAGAGCGGAATGCCTCAATTTCATCGAGGATTTTGACAAGGCACGGGCCGGATATAAATACGTGATCGGTCGTCCGAAAAATGTCTTCACGGAAAAATCTCTCAGGTCCCTGGCAGATATCGAATTCCAGCAAAAGAAGTTTGATCAGGCGTTGGATTACTATCGCCAGCTGGAAAAAATAGCGGAATCACAGGCCAACAGGCAAAGTGCGCTGGTTGGGCAAATGCGCTCGTTGGCACGACTGGATCAACCCGCTGCATTGATCGAAGCGGCTCAACGTGTGCTGGCCATGGAAAAACAGGATGTCGGACTCACCGTGGAAGCCCACCTGATGATGGCGGATGGGTTCTACGTGCAGAATGAACTTGACAAAGCATACGATGAGTATGACTGGGTGGTGAAGAAAGGCAAGAGCGCTTCGGCAGCAAAGGCACTTTACCAGATGGCCCTGATCAAACACACCCGACAGGATTATAAAGCATCCGAAACCCTCATCTTCCAACTGATCGGGGATCTGACCTCCTACGACGAATGGGTAACAAAGTCATTGTTGCTGCTGGCAGAGAATTATTACCAGCAAGGTGACATGTTCCAGGCCAAGTACACCCTGCAAAGCATTATTGACGACTACAAAGGCACTGAATTGAGAGAAAAGGCGATCCAGCGACTCCAGCAACTGGAGGAAGAGGAAAAGGCCGGAAAAGTCAAGAAAGAGAAAGAGGAACTGGAAATAGAACTTGACCCCAACGCGAACCCGCCGGCTGATAACACCGCACCCAATGAGGAGGATCACAAGGATGAGTAAAGCCTGGAGATATATACCCACCCTGGTGATGGTGGTATGTGTCGGAAGCTCGGTACGGGCACAGGATAAAGACCTGAAGCCCGTGGAGATCGTGGTTCAAACCAGCTTTAAACCGGCGGTGACTGAAGCTGTGCGTTTGATGGACGAACCGCAGATTCCGGACACCACCCTGCCGACCCCGAAACTGGAATACGAAGTGCTGCCGCGTCAGGTGGCTACGGATTATGCACCGGAACCGATCACTGCAGCCAAGTTCAAGGGAGAAAAACTACCTCGTTTGTATAGGGGGTATTTTCAGGGCGGCGTGGGAAATTACACCACTCCGTATGCCGAATTGTACCTGAATTCCATCCGCAACAAGAAATACTCACAGGGGCTTCATCTGAAGCACATGTCATCAGCGGGAAATTTGCTGGACTATGGATACAGCGGCTTTAGCGACAACCTCGCTACGGTGTATGGTAAACAATTCTTGTCCACATTCACACTGAATGAGTCCCTGAACTGGAACAGGCAGGTGGTCCATTATTACGGGTTTAACGACCTGGATACCCTGATCCCTTACTACCATATTCCGGTTGAAAAGAATGACATCAAGCAGCGGTTTGTCGGATTGGATGGAAACATAGGTTTTCTGAGCCAGCAGGTGGATACCGGTAAGATGCACCTGCACGGCGATTTGGGTTTCAGAAGGTTTGAGGATCTGTACGGGACGGGTGAAAGTCACTTGCGCATTCAGGGAGGGATGGAGCAAGCCTTCCACACGGAATTCCTGCAGATTGATTTGCGCACGGATTATTACCGGCAGGCGTTGGTGCAGGATACGGCATCCGCCATCATCCTGAACCTGAACCCGCGGATCAGCACCCGGCGCGAGAAATGGTACTTTACGTTGGGCCTGAACCTCTTCCTTGAGTCAGATAGTCTGCGGGAAATCACTTTCTTCCCGGATGTGCAACTGGGCTTTCACTTGATACCAAAGGTTCTTACCGCTTACGTGCAGGGCATCGGGGATGTGGAACGGAACGACCTGGGAAGGCTCGCCGAAGCCAATCCGTTTATTTCCACGGATAGCCGGGATTTCCTGATGAAGAACCGGCGGGAGTTGAAGGTCAGGGGCGGATTAAGAGGTGCATTGAGCCAACACACGGCTTTCCATGTGAACTACAGCCTGAGCAACATCGAGAACGAGTTGTTCTTTATTCAAGATCCTGATCTGGTGCTTTACAACAAGTTCCTGCCCGTTTATGACGGACTCATGGCGCATACGTTCCGGGGCGAAGTTTCCTTTGATGATCAGCGCAAGATCAGGGTCACTGCATCGGCCCAATATGCCACCTACGAAACCGACTCCATCCGGTCCGCCTGGTACCGTCCGCAGATGAAGGGAGGATTGTCGGCCAGGTACAACATGCAGAACAAGATCCTGCTTCAACTGGATGCCTTCTATGTGGGCAAACGGCCTTTCCTTGATCCGGAAAACCCGGTGGTGAAAACAGACCCTTACCTGAAGGGTTATCTTGATCTCAATCTGAGGGTTGAATACCGCTACTCCAAGATCCTCTCCGCTTTTGTGAGGTTGCAGAACCTGACAGGCAAGCGTTACATGGTCTGGAACAACTACCCATCACAGCGTATTCAGCTGCTGGCAGGCTTCAGTTATTCCTTCTGGGGTCAGTAAGTCTCCGTGTTAATTAAATGTTGAAAAAAAGCAACCGTTATGCGCCGTTGAAGGCGGCCCGGGAAGCCAAAAATGCTATCTTTGCCTAGCCCCCGGAAAAACTGGGGTTTCGGCAGATTTTTCGCGTCAAAAAAGCAACGGGAAATGACTTTCGGAATCCGGTAAAATCCTTAGCGTTCAGAATGGATTGTCAGCGCAGGTATGGCCGCGGGTGAGTGTTCGTATTATACTTAGAAGAAATGGAAACGAAAATGGCGCAGGAAAAAGATTATTCAGCTTCCAGTATACAGGTGTTGGAAGGCCTTGAGGCCGTGCGTAAGCGTCCGGCGATGTACATCGGTGATGTGTCTTCGAAGGGCTTGCATCATCTGGTATATGAGGTGGTGGATAATTCGATTGATGAAGCGCTGGCGGGGTATTGCCGGAACATTGAGGTATTCATCAACCCGGATCAGTCGATCACCGTGAACGATGACGGTCGAGGTATTCCCACCGAGATGCACGAGAAGGAGAAGAAATCGGCGCTGGAAGTGGTGATGACGGTCCTCCACGCAGGAGGTAAGTTCGATAAGGACACTTATAAGGTGTCGGGCGGTTTGCACGGTGTGGGTGTTTCCTGTGTGAACGCCCTTTCTACACATGTAACCGTGGAAGTGCATCGCAAAGGCAAGGTCTTCCAGCAGGAATACGAAAAGGGAAAGCCGCTCTATCCTGTGAAGGAAGTGGGTACCACCGATCGTACGGGCACCCGTACCACGTTCCTTCCCGATGCATCGATTTTCACCACGACCGAATATCAATATGATACTTTATCGGCGCGCCTCAGGGAACTGGCCTTTCTGAACAAAGGCATTCATCTGACCCTGACGGATCTGCGCCCGAATGAACAGGGAGAGCAACGCAAAGATGAGTTCTTCTCCGAAGGTGGTCTCCGGGAATTCGTAGAGTTTCTGGATGCCACACGGGAAAAGCTGATCCCCGAGCCCATTTACATGGAAGGCGAAAAAAACGGAACCCCCGTGGAAGTTGCCATGCTCTACAACAGCACATTCTCCGAGAACGTCCATTCGTACGTCAACAACATCAATACACATGAGGGCGGTACACACCTGGCGGGTTTCCGTCGTGCGCTCACCCGCACCCTCAAGGGATATGCAGAGAAATCAGGCATGCTGGCCAAGCTGAAATTCGAGATCAGCGGAGATGATTTCCGTGAAGGACTCACCGCCGTTATCTCAGTGAAGGTGGCGGAGCCCCAGTTCGAAGGACAAACCAAAACCAAGCTGGGAAACAATGAGGTGACCGGTGCTGTGGATGTGGCTGTGGGTGAAATGCTCACCAATTACCTGGAAGAACATCCGAAGGAAGCCAAAACCATTGTTCAGAAAGTGATCCTGGCTGCACAGGCCCGTCATGCCGCTCGCAAGGCCCGTGAAATGGTGCAACGCAAAAGCGTGCTCACCGGCACAGGTCTCCCGGGTAAGTTATCGGATTGCAGTGAAACAGATCCGCACCAATGTGAAATATTCCTGGTTGAGGGAGACTCGGCAGGTGGTACGGCCAAGCAAGGTCGTGACCGCAGGTACCAGGCCATCCTACCCTTGAGGGGTAAGATCCTGAACGTGGAGAAGGCCATGGGACACAGGATCTACGAAAACGAGGAAATCAAAAACATCTACACGGCACTGGGAGTTACACAGGGAACGGAAGAAGATGAACGCGCCCTGAATACCGAAAAGCTTCGTTACCACAAGATCGTGATCATGACGGATGCCGACGTGGATGGCAGCCATATCACCACCCTGATTCTTACCTTCTTCTTCCGTTATATGAAGGAGT encodes the following:
- a CDS encoding tetratricopeptide repeat protein; this translates as MNIALLKRLKYLLLVMFAVMFSGMAMAQKTEMPRDPRRFFREGLTLFEKEKYGAAQEAFTRAIAMASSPYDEIAAESEYYYALCAIELFNKDAEARITQFAYKHSEHPKAAKVPFELALYHFRNKNYRKAAQYFEQCDVYDLTDDEVGEYYFKNGYSLFAKEHFDEASRNFFQVKNSGSVYAPLAKYYHAHIAYTQGNNETALEEFMELRDDPNFAPVVPYYISQIYYLQRRNEELIAYATPLLDSVIPKREAEIARLLGEAYYRTGRFKEAVPYLEKFQEKSYFASREDLYQLGYAYYKSMQWEPAVNAFKQIVSVNDSLTQYAYYHLGDAYYKSDQKTYAQNAFAAASRMNYDPDVTENALYNYAKLSYELSYNPYNRAIYAFRDYLNKYPKSSHKEEVYQYLMSIFFTTHNYKGALEVLESMSSMDAKQKAAYQEVAYYRGLELYGTKRYPEAIAHFQKSLTQPINRKTEALSHFWMGESWYKRGGYNEALKEYEQFTLVPGAFNLEEYPVSYYGSAYAFYKQQNYAEAITWFRRFVDDNRVKSKPRLNDAFLRIADGYYLNKDFYNALEYYGKAIGVGANDVDYAMYQKSMVLGVLSKYQEKIQILEQMLSKYPKSGFAAAAAYELANTYQTMNRVDDALAQYKKVESDYPGSVYVKDAILKGGLMQLQSGKVTEAQNAFEKVATEHYGSDAARQALKDLQDIYIERGNVDDFFDWLKEHLPGTSLEEVSQDSILYLAAENKYMKSDCAGAMQDFSSYLQRFPEGIFSVNAQFYRAECLNFIEDFDKARAGYKYVIGRPKNVFTEKSLRSLADIEFQQKKFDQALDYYRQLEKIAESQANRQSALVGQMRSLARLDQPAALIEAAQRVLAMEKQDVGLTVEAHLMMADGFYVQNELDKAYDEYDWVVKKGKSASAAKALYQMALIKHTRQDYKASETLIFQLIGDLTSYDEWVTKSLLLLAENYYQQGDMFQAKYTLQSIIDDYKGTELREKAIQRLQQLEEEEKAGKVKKEKEELEIELDPNANPPADNTAPNEEDHKDE
- a CDS encoding ATP-binding cassette domain-containing protein, with translation MGLDTIISIRQASVYQNKHLVLSDVNLQINKGEFVYLIGKTGSGKSSLLRALYCDLHFEEGEIDIAGYTLQKIKRRKIPHLRRKLGIIFQDFQLLSDRSVKDNLLFVLKATGWHKKHDMDARVEDVLQKVGMGTKGFKFPHQLSGGEQQRVSIARALLNDPDVILADEPTGNLDPATSEDILKLMKEISTSGRAVLMATHDYSLMEKFPSRTVVCDDGKVFEQATTNA
- a CDS encoding fructose-6-phosphate aldolase, giving the protein MYILKIKGKARIPDYVQIREDDFTLKAYFRVDRPEKALEKCGLSYAEAVIQRIIAELPFGKIQRLVLPDNTSENPA
- a CDS encoding TonB-dependent receptor, with product MRRITRMSKAWRYIPTLVMVVCVGSSVRAQDKDLKPVEIVVQTSFKPAVTEAVRLMDEPQIPDTTLPTPKLEYEVLPRQVATDYAPEPITAAKFKGEKLPRLYRGYFQGGVGNYTTPYAELYLNSIRNKKYSQGLHLKHMSSAGNLLDYGYSGFSDNLATVYGKQFLSTFTLNESLNWNRQVVHYYGFNDLDTLIPYYHIPVEKNDIKQRFVGLDGNIGFLSQQVDTGKMHLHGDLGFRRFEDLYGTGESHLRIQGGMEQAFHTEFLQIDLRTDYYRQALVQDTASAIILNLNPRISTRREKWYFTLGLNLFLESDSLREITFFPDVQLGFHLIPKVLTAYVQGIGDVERNDLGRLAEANPFISTDSRDFLMKNRRELKVRGGLRGALSQHTAFHVNYSLSNIENELFFIQDPDLVLYNKFLPVYDGLMAHTFRGEVSFDDQRKIRVTASAQYATYETDSIRSAWYRPQMKGGLSARYNMQNKILLQLDAFYVGKRPFLDPENPVVKTDPYLKGYLDLNLRVEYRYSKILSAFVRLQNLTGKRYMVWNNYPSQRIQLLAGFSYSFWGQ
- the murB gene encoding UDP-N-acetylmuramate dehydrogenase; translated protein: MMLQENISLVPYHTFHCQVQARYLIRCDSVEDFRNAFRDTRFQDLPKLILGGGSNVLFRNDYRGVVLLNGIKGISVEREDDEHVWLRAAGGEIWHEVVMFAVEHGWGGIENLSLIPGSAGAAPMQNIGAYGAELQDVFESLEALHIESGEIKTFDRTSCAFGYRESIFKHAAKDQYVITSILLRLSKHPVVHIAYGNLVEELEKAGISHPAIRDVSEAVCRIRRSKLPDPSEIGNAGSFFKNPVIDAGLANQLKTLHPDMPVYPQENGQVKLAAGWLIEQAGWKGHREGEVGVHKRQALVLVNHGHGSGSDILRLSEMMMHDVHRKFGVTLEREVNLIP
- a CDS encoding glycosyltransferase, whose product is MENRQRICFCVTNDLVTDQRVLRHARVAAALGMDVMVVGRQLPESALLNDYPFPAVRFRLPFRSGPLFYAAYNLRLFVFLLGVRCTHIVANDLDTLPAAYLAAGLRRLPLIFDSHEYFTGVPELMGRRLVRSIWKGFEKWLVPKVKYRVTVNDSIAALFEKEYGLKFEVVRNIGEQKTGVVHAGRNELGLPSDKKIIILQGSWINVDRGAEEAIEAVVRLEGALLLIIGGGDVFPLLRKRASEHDCAGKVKIMDKMPSERLRQYTAHADLGLTLDKDSNINYRFSLPNKLFDYISAGVPVLATPMVEVKNIVETYGVGEVTASLEPELLAEQIRNMLNDENKRHAWKSNLKKAASQLTWEQEKKKWEAVLNAAVKT
- a CDS encoding glycosyltransferase family 2 protein: MLSILVPIYRFDAGALIRELHEQATSSGIPFEVLCMDDGSGPGFEHNATVCNDLPHAHYLALPENIGRSAIRNRLAQEAGYDHVLLLDCDAALPDGRFIERYVPFLNKDMVVYGGRSYQASPPDNKQLMLHWLYGSNREAIPAEGRSGYQQFMTNNILVPRQVVLNHPLSETLKGYGHEDTLWGLELEAAGIPIEHINNPLVHIGLETAASFLQKTREGVQNLLRLDAMGVDDRHIQLLATYRKLKRWRLRGLIRQVMRIKMPWLEKNLLSSNPSLFYFDLYKLGCMLGAVR
- a CDS encoding glycosyltransferase; amino-acid sequence: MKKRMLFITHEIPFPPASGGTIKTWKLLEYFAQTHELSLVCLKKGQTSEGEADMLDKLRPARYFSKAVDIPRNASSYLQSILKRTPLPIYRNYDKEVAEVVNEYAMDCDILFVDHYEMFCYVPEVPPCKVVLHTHNAEFLLWKRHSIEETSWPKKLVTRWEAGRVLRKEKEYIRRSDLVLASENDRDVLKREGLDTSHFTGTYHLGNDEMLSWPEMDFSHTPKQVLFVGSLWWEPNIDGLLWFLSHVWAQVVQKDPGIHLVIAGKQRDNRIEKASKSIPNVEIAGFVEDLGPLYAHSRIAIAPLRYGSGMKVKVLNYLYRGIPVVASPVALEGIPVQAGKDLLVAESPEQWIETILRLAGDIQLCSQIGKTGRQTAALKLTWMAHLKEIGDAIDALLDQ